A window of the Sardina pilchardus chromosome 21, fSarPil1.1, whole genome shotgun sequence genome harbors these coding sequences:
- the etf1a gene encoding eukaryotic peptide chain release factor subunit 1-like, with protein MADDPSAADRNVEIWKIKKLIKSLEAARGNGTSMISLIIPPKDQISRVSKMLADEFGTASNIKSRVNRLSVLGAITSVQQRLKLYNKVPPNGLVVYCGTIVTEEGKEKKVNIDFEPFKPINTSLYLCDNKFHTEALTALLSDDSKFGFIVIDGSGALFGTLQGNTREVLHKFTVDLPKKHGRGGQSALRFARLRMEKRHNYVRKVAETAVQLFVSNDKVNVAGMVLAGSADFKTELSQSDMFDPRLQAKVLKLVDISYGGENGFNQAIELSAEVLSNVKFIQEKKLIGRYFDEISQDTGKYCFGVDDTLKALEMGAVEILIVYENLDTMRYILRLHGAESIDAENDEKTIYLTPEQEKDKSHFTDKETGQEHELIECMPLLEWFANSYKKFGATLEIVTDKSQEGSQFVKGFGGIGGILRYRVDFQGMDYQGEDDEFFDLDDY; from the exons ATGGCGGACGACCCGAGCGCGGCGGACAGGAACGTGGAGATATGGAAAATCAAGAAGCTGATCAAAAGTTTGGAAGCAGCAAGAGG GAATGGCACCAGCATGATTTCCCTCATCATCCCTCCCAAGGACCAGATCTCCAGAGTGTCCAAGATGTTGGCTGATGAGTTCGGCACGGCCTCCAACATCAAGAGCAGAGTCAACAGGCTGTCTGTGCTCGGCGCCATCACCTCAGTACAGCAGAGACTCAAGCTCTACAACAAAG TTCCCCCTAATGGCCTAGTGGTGTACTGTGGCACCATCGTCACTGAGGAGGGCAAGGAGAAGAAAGTCAACATTGACTTTGAGCCTTTTAAACCCATCaacacctctctctatctctgcgaCAACAAGTTCCACACTGAG GCGCTGACGGCCCTTCTGTCCGACGACAGCAAGTTTGGTTTTATTGTGATTGATGGGAGCGGAGCTTTGTTCGGGACTCTGCAAGGGAACACCAGGGAAGTTCTGCACAAATTCACCGTGGATCTCCCCAAGAAGCACG GCAGAGGAGGACAGTCAGCTTTGCGTTTTGCCCGTCTGAGGATGGAGAAGAGGCACAACTACGTGAGGAAGGTGGCTGAGACGGCGGTCCAGCTCTTTGTGTCCAACGACAAGGTCAACGTGGCCGGCATGGTCCTGGCTGGTTCTGCTGATTTCAAAACTGAACTGAGTCAGTCAGACATGTTTGACCCG AGGTTACAAGCAAAAGTGTTGAAGCTGGTAGACATCTCATACGGAGGGGAGAATGGATTCAACCAAGCAATTGAGCTCTCCGCAGAAGTGCTGTCAAACGTCAAGTTCATCCAGGAGAAGAAACtcatag GGCGGTATTTTGATGAGATCAGCCAGGACACGGGGAAGTACTGTTTCGGTGTGGACGACACCCTCAAAGCCCTGGAGATGGGAGCTGTGGAGATCCTCATTGTTTATGAGAACCTGGACACTATGAGATACATCCTGAGACTCCATGGAGCAGAGTCCATCGACGCAGAGAATG atgagaAGACCATTTATTTGACGCCAGAACAGGAGAAAGACAAGTCCCATTTCACAGACAAAGAG ACGGGGCAGGAGCATGAATTGATCGAGTGCATGCCTCTGCTGGAATGGTTCGCCAATAGCTACAAGAAGTTCGGCGCCACGCTGGAGATTGTCACAGACAAGAGCCAGGAGGGATCGCAGTTTGTCAAAGGCTTCGGTGGCATTGGGG GCATCTTGAGGTACAGGGTGGATTTCCAGGGCATGGACTACCAGGGAGAGGACGATGAATTTTTCGATTTGGATGACTACTAG